The sequence CCGCCGTCCGGTCCACGGCTGCCCCCGGGGCCGTCCGGGCAGGCCGTAGGCTCGAGGGATGGACACCAGTCGCGTGCTGCGTACCACCGGGACCGTGATCGCAGCCGCAGGGCTGCTGCTCTCCGGGTGCAGTTCGGGCGGGTCCGGGGGACTCACGGCCGCCGCGTCCTCCGGCGGCCGCGAGGACGTGTCCCCGGCCGAGCCGTCCGCCGCCCCCGCCGCGCTCCGCCCCTACTACGAGCAGAAGCTGAGCTGGCGCGACTGCGGTGTCCCCGGGTTCCAGTGCGCCACCATGAAGGCCCCGCTGGACTACGCGAACCCCGGATCGGGCCAGGACGTGGACATCGCGGTGTCCCGCCGCGCCGCCACCGGCCCCGGCAAGCGGCTCGGCTCGCTGCTGGTCAACCCCGGCGGCCCGGGCGGCTCGGGCATCGGGTACCTCCAGGCGTACGCGGGCATCGGCTACCCCGCGCCCGTCCGTGCCCAGTACGACATGGTCTCCTTCGACCCGCGCGGCGTGGCCCGCAGCAGCCCCGTCGAATGCCTGACCGGCCCGGCCATGGACCGGTACACGCAGGTGGACCAGACGCCGGACGACACGGCCGAGCGGGCGCTGCTGGTGGCCGCGTTCAAGGAGTTCGCGGCGTCCTGCCAGGCACGCTCCTCACGGATCCTGCCGCACCTGTCCACCGTCGACGCGGCCCGGGACATGGACGTGCTGCGCGCGGTGCTGGGCGACGCGAAGCTCTCCTACGTCGGAGCCTCGTACGGCACCTTCCTCGGGGCGACCTACGCGGAACTCTTCCCGGGCCGGGTCGGCCGGCTGGTCCTGGACGGCGCCATGGACCCGTCCCGCCCGGCCGTCGACCTGAACCGGGACCAGACGGCGGGCTTCGAGACGGCCTTCACCTCCTTCGCCAAGGACTGTGCGGAGCAGTCCGACTGCCCGTTCGGCAAGGGAGACCCGCGGGAGGTGGCCGCGCGGCTGAAGGAGTTCTTCCGCAAGGCCGATGCCCAGCCCGTACCGACCGGTGATCCGGACCGCCCGCTGGGGGAGTCCCTGGCGACGACCGGGGTGATCGCGGCGCTGTACGACGAGAGCGCCTGGCCGCAGCTGCGCGAGGCGCTCACCGCGGCGATGGACGGCGACGGTGCCGGCCTGCTGAGCCTCGCCGACAGCTACTACGAGCGCGAGCCGGACGGCAAGTATGCCAACCTCATGTACGCGAACGCCGCCGTCAACTGCGTCGACCAGCCCCCCGCCTTCAACGGTCCGGACGCGGTCCAGACCGCCCTGCCGTCCTTCGAGAAGGCCTCCCCGGTCTTCGGCGCGGGCCTGGCCTGGGCCTCGCTGAACTGCGCGTACTGGCCGGTCGAGGCCACGGGCACGGCGAAGCCGCTGAAGGCGCAGGGCGCTCCGCCGATCGTGGTGGTCGGCACCACCCGCGACCCGGCGACCCCGTACAAGTGGGCGCAGGCCCTGGCCGGCCAGCTCGACTCCGGGATCCTGCTCACCTACGACGGCGACGGCCACACGGCGTACGGCCGGGGCAGCGACTGCATCGACACCTCGATCAACCGCTACCTGCTGGAGGGCAAGCCCCCACGGGACGGCAAGAAGTGCTGAGGGCCGGGGAAGACCGGTAGCCAGCCCCTGAGGCGAAGCCGGGGCCGAGCAGAGGAGCCGGCCGAATACATCCGATCCACCCCGGTATGTGACCTGCCTCTCCCCGCCCCACAACCCGGTTCGGGGCACCCCCTCCCACCCTGTAGACTTGGCGCCGCTGCTGATGAGCACCCCTCTCCGAGGGAATACTTGTCTGACCAGCGGTGCCGCCTTAGCTCAGTTGGCCAGAGCAACGCACTCGTAATGCGTAGGTCTCGGGTTCGAATCCCGAAGGCGGCTCGGATTAGCCCCAGGACTCACTCGCCGTGACCTGGGGCTTTTTCATGCCCTGACCAGTCGAGGGCGGAACGCGATGATCTTCGCGCCTTCCTGCGTGCCCATTGCGTGCCCATCCTGCTGAGCGGGTGCCGGTGTGACCTCGACCGCATCCTCGGCCGGAGCGGCGACCTGAACGGGCCGCCGTACGGCACCCCTCGGCACCATGGCGGCCGTAGCCTCGGCGGCGTCGCGCGCAGCCTTGGGCATGACCGACTGGTAGAGCTCGGCGCCCTGCTTGACCCGATGCGCTTCGAGCACCTCGACGGTGTACTCGTCGAGCGAGATGATCCGCTCGCCGCTGTCCGTCTTGGGCGCCGACTCGACGACTTCCCATCCGTCCTGCACGAGCTGTGTCGCGACAGTGAGCTCGCCTGTGCCGGTGTTGTAGTCGGACCACCGGACGCCGCACTGATCGTTTCGTGCGGATGTGAGTGCGGCCCGCCGGGTGCGGTGTCCTGCCGGTGTCCAACGAGGCCTGGGCGCGGCTCCTTGAACTCTGTGTCCGCCGTCGGGGGCGGCCCGTCCTGCTAGGGTCCGTGCTTCAAGTCCGGGCCGCAGGAGCACGCGGCCCCGCAGCCGAGCTGGGGTATTCATCGTAATGATCACCCATGACGTGCAGCGCGCACTGGATGTGCTGGTGGGGCTGCTGAACACCGCACCGGACGTCTGCGGTCGTGAGGACCTCTCGGATCTCGCGGCGCTGCGCGGCTTCTTGGCCCGCCACGGGATCGGCGGGCCGAAGGCGCCGGCCGCGTCCGACCTGGCGGCGGTGCTGCGGGTCCGGTGCGGTTTCCGGGACGTGCTGCGGGCCAACTCGACGCAGGCCGCGGTCGTACTGGTCAACACACTGATCTCGGGGGCCGGAACCACTCCTCGGCTGACCCACCACGACGGGCAGGGTTGGCATCTGCATCACTTCGCCCCCCAAGGCGCCCCGGCCGACGATCTGGCGGTCGACGCGGGTATGGCGCTGGCGTCCGTCATCGTCGCAGGGGAGTGGGAGCGGCTGCGCCGCTGTGCAGCACCCGGTTGCACCCGCCATTTCCTGGATCTGTCGCGGAATCGATCACGGCGTTACTGCGACTCCCGTACCTGCGGAAACCGGCTGCATGTCGCGGCCTATCGGACCAGGCGTCGGACCGGCCCCGAGGGCATGAGCAGTGCGGCCCTTATCGAGACCGAAACCGTCGTCCCGATCTCGGGCCTCCATGCCCCGCAGTCTTTCTGACGCCAGATCAGTAGAGATGTCCGCAAACGCCGTTATCGTGACAGGCGTCGGTTTCCCGCACCGTTCCAGATGTTCGGAATCACCCGCTGCCCGGTGGTCGGGGAGATCGGAGAACTGACCCGGCGGTCCGTCCGCGCGGTCGACGATTCGACACGCTGTCAGCCATTGCCGCGGTGCCCCGAGGAGCCCTCCCACCTGCGGCGGCATGCCGGGGCCCGGCTCCACATCCCTACGTGGCGCGGTCTTCCGCGGGACGCCTCCGAGGGAGGGGACGAGTGTGACCCGAAGAGTCGGGCTCCCTGTGCGATCCCGCGATCAAACCACCTGAAACCACGTCAACTCCCGTAGGGGTTACCGCTTCGCTGCGTATCCATCCAATTCGACAAGTCCCGCAATATCGCCCATGACGGTGTATCAAATGACGAACTGGCACTTGGTCCCTCGGGTGGCGCTTGCCCGATGTCCACCCGCCGTTGTATGACTTGTCGTCAGTTCCCGGTTGAAACGCGTCAGTTGACCCGCAGTCCTATTAATGGCTTGATTCGTGACTGCGGGACAAGTAGGTTGATCGACGTGTTCCCGTGACCGTCAATCGAGGGGGCGGCCGTTTCGGTCGCGATCCGGTCCCGCGCAACCAGCCAGGAGTCCTTGGGCTCGGCGTTGACCAGGTGTGGCATGACTGCCCACATCCGGTCCGACACCGCCATGGGGTCCCGGCCCGGAGCTCGGCCACCGCCCTGGACTGCCGGAGCCGCGGTGATGAGCAGACCGAGCGCCAGCGCAACACACCCGGAGGCTTCGCCAGGTTGGATCGCACGGCCCGCACGTGGGCGGCGACTGTCGCCCACCGGCTTGATCGTCCAATTCTCCGCTGTGACATTCCGGTACCACCCTGCGGGTGAGCACGCCCGCCACCGTGTCGGAGCGCGGGTCACAACTGCGGGGCCGGTCCATTTCGGGTGGACCACGACCGTCGACAAATTGTTCAAC comes from Streptomyces sp. NBC_01408 and encodes:
- a CDS encoding alpha/beta hydrolase, whose amino-acid sequence is MDTSRVLRTTGTVIAAAGLLLSGCSSGGSGGLTAAASSGGREDVSPAEPSAAPAALRPYYEQKLSWRDCGVPGFQCATMKAPLDYANPGSGQDVDIAVSRRAATGPGKRLGSLLVNPGGPGGSGIGYLQAYAGIGYPAPVRAQYDMVSFDPRGVARSSPVECLTGPAMDRYTQVDQTPDDTAERALLVAAFKEFAASCQARSSRILPHLSTVDAARDMDVLRAVLGDAKLSYVGASYGTFLGATYAELFPGRVGRLVLDGAMDPSRPAVDLNRDQTAGFETAFTSFAKDCAEQSDCPFGKGDPREVAARLKEFFRKADAQPVPTGDPDRPLGESLATTGVIAALYDESAWPQLREALTAAMDGDGAGLLSLADSYYEREPDGKYANLMYANAAVNCVDQPPAFNGPDAVQTALPSFEKASPVFGAGLAWASLNCAYWPVEATGTAKPLKAQGAPPIVVVGTTRDPATPYKWAQALAGQLDSGILLTYDGDGHTAYGRGSDCIDTSINRYLLEGKPPRDGKKC
- a CDS encoding CGNR zinc finger domain-containing protein, which gives rise to MITHDVQRALDVLVGLLNTAPDVCGREDLSDLAALRGFLARHGIGGPKAPAASDLAAVLRVRCGFRDVLRANSTQAAVVLVNTLISGAGTTPRLTHHDGQGWHLHHFAPQGAPADDLAVDAGMALASVIVAGEWERLRRCAAPGCTRHFLDLSRNRSRRYCDSRTCGNRLHVAAYRTRRRTGPEGMSSAALIETETVVPISGLHAPQSF